From a region of the Armatimonas rosea genome:
- a CDS encoding ABC transporter permease, with protein MRAYAAIFTARLKMLLQYRAAAWAGVGTQLFFGAALVAMRLAFYHSSNAIPPLPEAQMVTYSWLVQAFFALSPFTSNPDPEVRTMMRDGTVAYELARPLDLYTLWFTRNAANRLAPTLLRCFPIFVIGMAFLGMQPPPSLAALGAFLLALLGAIALIAAWCTLITISLLWTISGDGIARMAPGLVAVLSGQILPLSLLPDRLKPLLQFLPFTGMVESPFSLWIGQRAPSQVVPILLHQLAWTTVFVIAGRFLLARGLKRLVVQGG; from the coding sequence ATGAGAGCCTACGCCGCGATCTTCACCGCCCGCCTCAAGATGCTCCTGCAGTACCGCGCGGCAGCCTGGGCGGGAGTCGGGACCCAGCTCTTCTTCGGGGCCGCCCTCGTGGCGATGCGCCTCGCGTTCTACCACAGCAGCAACGCCATTCCCCCGCTCCCCGAGGCGCAGATGGTCACCTACTCCTGGCTCGTGCAGGCGTTCTTTGCCCTCTCGCCCTTCACCTCCAACCCCGACCCCGAGGTGCGCACCATGATGCGCGATGGCACGGTCGCCTACGAGCTCGCCCGCCCGCTCGACCTCTACACCCTCTGGTTCACCCGCAACGCCGCCAACCGCCTCGCCCCGACTCTCCTGCGCTGCTTCCCGATCTTCGTGATCGGCATGGCGTTTCTCGGGATGCAGCCCCCACCGTCGCTCGCCGCGCTGGGTGCCTTTCTGCTCGCGCTCCTCGGCGCTATCGCCCTGATCGCCGCGTGGTGCACGCTCATCACCATCTCGCTGCTCTGGACCATCTCCGGCGACGGGATCGCGCGTATGGCTCCGGGGCTGGTCGCCGTCCTCTCCGGCCAGATCCTCCCTCTCTCGCTCCTCCCCGACCGCCTGAAACCCCTCCTTCAGTTCCTCCCCTTCACCGGCATGGTCGAGTCCCCCTTCTCCCTCTGGATCGGCCAGCGCGCGCCCAGCCAGGTCGTCCCCATCCTCCTCCACCAGCTCGCCTGGACCACGGTCTTTGTAATCGCCGGGCGGTTTTTGTTGGCGAGAGGGCTCAAGCGGCTGGTGGTGCAAGGGGGATAA
- the can gene encoding carbonate dehydratase produces the protein MSNLHHLFESNRAWSERLHQQDPDFFQTLSQQQFPAYLWIGCSDSRVPANQIVGLLPGELFVHRNIANLVVHTDLNCLSVMQFAVDLLKVRHIIVCGHYGCSGVGAALRGDRLGLSDNWLRHVEDVRQKHATTLSTLPPDETHDRLCELNVIEQVVNVCQTTIARDAWERGQELSVHGWVYGLQDGLLRDLDATATHAGEVFPAYERALAALG, from the coding sequence ATGTCCAATCTCCACCACCTTTTTGAGAGCAACCGCGCCTGGTCGGAGCGGCTTCATCAGCAGGACCCGGACTTTTTTCAGACCCTCTCCCAGCAACAGTTTCCCGCCTACCTCTGGATCGGCTGCTCCGATAGCCGTGTCCCCGCCAACCAGATTGTCGGGCTACTTCCCGGCGAGCTCTTTGTCCACCGCAATATCGCCAACCTCGTGGTCCACACCGACCTGAACTGCCTCTCGGTGATGCAGTTTGCCGTGGACCTGCTCAAGGTGCGCCATATCATTGTCTGCGGACACTACGGCTGTAGTGGTGTCGGGGCGGCCCTGCGCGGCGACCGGCTCGGCCTCAGCGACAACTGGCTGCGGCATGTCGAGGATGTCCGGCAGAAGCACGCCACCACACTGTCTACCCTCCCCCCCGACGAGACCCATGACCGTCTCTGTGAGCTCAATGTGATCGAGCAGGTGGTCAATGTCTGCCAGACCACGATCGCCCGCGATGCCTGGGAGCGCGGCCAGGAGCTCTCGGTGCATGGCTGGGTCTACGGCCTTCAAGACGGCCTCCTGCGCGACTTAGACGCCACCGCAACCCACGCCGGTGAGGTATTTCCCGCCTACGAGCGTGCCCTGGCCGCCCTGGGTTAA
- a CDS encoding ABC transporter ATP-binding protein, producing the protein MPQPPQIVVENLVKHFTVSSGGFLRRQSRTVKALEGVSFTIAPGEVVGYIGPNGAGKSTTVKILSGILVPDSGTVLVSGRIPWRERQSHVAKIGVVFGQRSQLWWDLPVAESFALLREIYAVPEAQHAQTQAALVETLDIGSFLTTPVRQLSLGQRMRCELAASLLHRPEILFLDEPTIGLDAISKLAVREFVARLAREQGVTVLLTTHDMDDIEALCSRVLVIANGHVLSDGPLEALRQQVSRERWLVIETAQTLPPLPEGVAVLRTEGERITLGFDPERLAVAELIARLSQSMTIRDLFVQNPPIEEVIARFYQAPLPTAAP; encoded by the coding sequence ATGCCACAGCCACCCCAGATCGTCGTTGAGAACCTGGTCAAGCACTTTACCGTGAGCTCCGGGGGCTTCCTGCGCCGCCAGAGCCGCACGGTAAAGGCACTGGAGGGAGTCTCCTTCACGATCGCCCCCGGCGAGGTGGTGGGCTATATCGGCCCCAATGGCGCGGGCAAGTCCACCACCGTCAAGATTCTCTCCGGGATCCTGGTCCCCGATAGCGGCACGGTCCTGGTGAGTGGGCGCATCCCCTGGCGCGAGCGGCAGAGCCATGTCGCCAAGATCGGGGTGGTCTTTGGCCAGCGCAGCCAGCTCTGGTGGGACCTTCCCGTGGCGGAGTCGTTTGCGCTCCTGCGCGAGATCTACGCAGTCCCCGAAGCCCAGCACGCCCAGACCCAGGCCGCGCTGGTGGAGACGCTGGACATCGGGAGCTTTCTCACGACCCCCGTGCGCCAGCTGAGCCTGGGCCAGCGCATGCGCTGCGAGCTAGCCGCCTCGCTCCTGCACCGCCCGGAGATTCTCTTCCTCGACGAGCCAACCATCGGGCTGGATGCCATCAGCAAGCTGGCGGTCCGTGAGTTTGTCGCGCGCCTCGCCCGGGAGCAGGGGGTCACGGTGCTCCTCACGACACACGACATGGACGATATCGAGGCGCTTTGCTCACGGGTGCTGGTGATCGCGAATGGCCATGTCCTCTCCGACGGTCCCCTGGAGGCACTGCGCCAGCAAGTCAGCCGCGAGCGCTGGCTGGTGATCGAGACCGCACAGACACTCCCCCCGCTCCCCGAGGGGGTTGCCGTCCTGCGTACCGAGGGCGAGCGCATCACGCTCGGCTTCGACCCAGAGCGCCTCGCGGTCGCGGAGCTGATCGCCCGCCTCAGCCAGAGCATGACCATCCGCGATCTCTTTGTGCAGAACCCTCCCATCGAGGAAGTGATCGCGCGCTTCTACCAAGCCCCGCTCCCCACAGCGGCTCCGTGA
- a CDS encoding AfsR/SARP family transcriptional regulator — MLYLRLFGPITVEVNGEPLPSLRSRRGLYLLALLTLRANRELSRVWLAGVLWPESDDSQGLENLKRSLTDLRKALGPAAEQLLSPTKHTLVLRLASEQADVLTFDQALRKDTTESLEQAISLYRAPLLEGYYEVWATEEREPRHEAYFRAVEQLALRKREQGKLAEALPFLRQAVVRDYLREGLQRLLMEALAASGNPLAATEVYRELRSTLRRESNSNPSTETTALYNRIRALASAPAPPAPPTPPPAPAPPVLRRVPLRYNLPRPLTALIGREREQAAITECLSNACLVTLTGTGGIGKTRLALETAWEQQKAQPDGACFVDLAPLRDPNHLPHLCAAALGLKEIDKQPIIEALVEHLRPRALLLVLDNCEHMIDASAELAGLLLQSCPNLQILTTSRQPLGITGEVVWRVPVLETPTHSARPEELTELIERYAALKLFFERAQAVQPDLVLTPETVEAAIEICQRLDGIPLALELAAARARTLSIEQIARRLDDRFKLLTGGSRIALPRQQTLRALNDWSYDLLTPPERCLLTRLSIFHASYSLEAVEAICADGAGLEQGDVLDLLELLVNHSLVLTEESEEGQRRYRMLETIREYSRLMLPETDWPPLSERYQAWYQQLAHAAETNLLGSEQAHWLACLDAEYHNLRHAIVLSVGEQHLELCTNMCRYWYLRGHWTEGRAQLLEALARPDSPQGTPARAQALMWAGNLARNQGDYAAATHCFEESLALRRALHDGRGSASILNHLASVLLEQGYYERAQALYEESLALCRELGETKGIARALHNLGLLANEQGDNERAMTLYTESLALSRSLGDRYLEANDLQNLGDVAVDQGDYQRARSLMEQALAIHRELGMEAGIVSLLMDIGKIELVLGGYEAAQTLLEESLELNQSLGDQRGIAQSLNSLGLVALARGELATAHTLLLQSLPLGQRRPLLTCLIALAHLARREDKLARAAQLLGAADRLRENMKGAYTLLEKQLYDDDREQLCESLGMASFSAEYGAGYALTEEAAQLLAGQ; from the coding sequence ATGCTGTACCTGCGGCTGTTCGGCCCCATCACGGTTGAGGTTAACGGAGAGCCACTGCCTTCGCTGCGCTCCCGGCGTGGGCTGTATCTGCTTGCCTTGCTGACCCTACGGGCCAACCGCGAGCTCTCGCGTGTCTGGCTGGCGGGGGTGCTCTGGCCCGAGAGCGACGATAGCCAGGGGCTGGAGAACCTCAAGCGCTCCCTGACCGACCTGCGAAAGGCACTGGGGCCCGCCGCGGAGCAGCTGCTCTCCCCAACCAAGCACACACTCGTCCTGCGACTCGCCTCCGAGCAGGCCGATGTCCTGACCTTTGACCAGGCCCTTCGCAAGGACACGACTGAGTCGCTGGAGCAGGCGATCTCCCTCTACCGCGCCCCCTTGCTGGAGGGCTACTACGAGGTCTGGGCGACCGAGGAGCGGGAGCCCCGCCACGAGGCGTATTTTCGTGCCGTGGAGCAGCTCGCCCTGCGTAAGCGTGAGCAAGGGAAGCTCGCCGAGGCGCTCCCCTTTCTACGCCAGGCCGTTGTCCGGGACTACCTGCGCGAGGGGCTCCAGCGCCTGCTGATGGAGGCACTGGCCGCCAGTGGCAACCCCCTCGCCGCCACCGAGGTCTACCGGGAGCTACGGAGCACCCTGCGCCGGGAGAGCAACAGCAACCCCTCGACCGAGACCACCGCTCTCTACAACCGGATCCGTGCCCTCGCCAGCGCCCCCGCTCCGCCCGCACCCCCCACGCCCCCTCCTGCGCCGGCTCCTCCCGTCCTGCGCCGTGTGCCACTTCGCTACAACCTGCCGCGTCCTCTGACCGCACTGATTGGGCGGGAGAGGGAGCAGGCCGCGATCACGGAGTGCCTCAGCAATGCCTGCCTGGTGACCCTGACCGGCACCGGAGGGATTGGCAAGACACGCCTCGCGCTGGAGACCGCCTGGGAGCAACAAAAGGCACAGCCCGATGGAGCGTGCTTTGTCGACCTGGCACCTCTGCGCGACCCCAACCACCTGCCCCATCTCTGCGCGGCGGCCCTGGGCCTGAAGGAGATCGACAAGCAGCCCATTATCGAGGCCCTCGTGGAGCACCTGCGCCCGCGTGCCCTGCTGCTGGTGCTCGATAACTGTGAGCACATGATCGACGCCAGCGCGGAGCTGGCGGGGCTCCTGCTCCAGAGCTGCCCCAACCTGCAGATCCTGACCACGAGCCGCCAGCCCTTGGGAATCACGGGCGAGGTGGTCTGGCGGGTGCCGGTGCTGGAGACTCCCACCCACTCCGCCCGCCCCGAGGAGCTGACCGAGCTGATCGAGCGCTACGCGGCCCTCAAGCTCTTCTTCGAGCGCGCGCAGGCCGTCCAGCCCGACCTGGTCCTGACCCCGGAGACCGTCGAGGCGGCCATTGAGATCTGCCAGCGCCTGGATGGAATTCCCCTCGCGCTGGAGCTGGCGGCGGCACGCGCACGGACCCTGAGTATCGAGCAGATCGCGCGACGCCTCGATGACCGCTTCAAGCTCCTGACCGGCGGCAGTCGGATCGCCCTGCCGCGCCAGCAGACCCTGCGCGCCCTCAACGACTGGAGCTACGACCTGCTCACGCCGCCCGAGCGCTGCCTGCTGACCCGGCTCTCTATCTTCCATGCCAGCTACTCTCTGGAGGCGGTCGAGGCGATCTGTGCCGATGGTGCAGGGCTGGAGCAAGGCGATGTGCTGGACCTGCTAGAGCTGCTGGTCAACCACTCGCTCGTGCTCACCGAGGAGAGCGAGGAGGGGCAGCGGCGCTACCGGATGCTGGAGACGATCCGGGAGTACAGCCGCCTGATGCTCCCCGAGACCGACTGGCCCCCCCTCTCCGAGCGCTACCAGGCCTGGTACCAGCAGCTCGCCCACGCTGCCGAGACCAACCTGCTGGGGAGCGAGCAAGCACACTGGCTCGCCTGCCTGGATGCGGAGTACCACAACCTGCGCCATGCGATCGTGCTGAGCGTGGGGGAGCAGCACCTGGAGCTCTGCACGAACATGTGCCGCTACTGGTACCTACGGGGGCACTGGACCGAGGGACGCGCACAGCTCCTTGAGGCCCTCGCCCGCCCCGACTCGCCCCAGGGCACTCCCGCTCGTGCGCAGGCGCTGATGTGGGCGGGGAACCTCGCCCGAAACCAAGGGGACTACGCCGCCGCGACACACTGCTTTGAGGAGTCTCTGGCGCTACGACGTGCCCTCCACGACGGGCGGGGGAGCGCCAGTATCCTCAACCACCTGGCGAGTGTCTTGCTGGAGCAGGGCTACTACGAGCGGGCCCAAGCCCTCTACGAGGAGAGCCTGGCACTCTGCCGGGAGCTGGGCGAGACCAAGGGGATCGCGCGGGCGCTGCACAACCTGGGGCTGCTCGCCAATGAGCAGGGCGACAACGAGCGGGCCATGACCCTCTACACCGAGTCGCTCGCCTTGAGTCGCTCCCTGGGAGACCGCTACCTGGAGGCCAACGACCTGCAGAACCTCGGGGATGTGGCGGTGGACCAGGGCGACTACCAGAGAGCACGCTCGCTGATGGAGCAGGCACTGGCGATCCACCGCGAGCTCGGGATGGAGGCGGGAATCGTCTCTCTCTTGATGGATATCGGTAAGATCGAGCTGGTGCTGGGGGGCTACGAGGCCGCACAGACCTTGCTGGAGGAGAGCCTGGAGCTTAACCAGAGCCTCGGGGACCAGCGCGGGATCGCCCAGTCGCTCAATAGCCTGGGGCTGGTCGCGCTGGCACGCGGCGAGCTGGCGACCGCACACACGCTCTTGCTCCAGAGCCTCCCTCTTGGGCAGCGCCGCCCACTCCTGACCTGCCTGATCGCCCTGGCACACCTGGCACGCCGCGAGGACAAGCTCGCCCGCGCCGCCCAGCTCCTCGGGGCCGCGGACCGCCTCCGGGAGAACATGAAGGGGGCCTACACCCTGCTGGAGAAGCAGCTCTACGACGATGACCGGGAGCAGCTCTGCGAGAGCTTGGGCATGGCAAGCTTCTCCGCCGAGTACGGCGCGGGCTACGCCCTCACCGAAGAGGCCGCCCAGCTCCTCGCGGGCCAATAA
- a CDS encoding PhoPQ-activated protein PqaA family protein → MNTTLMSVFNGLDAYLARPEPAFRWEKKSEKRVGDVLIEELTLISQTWQGNVWQHRVQVCRPDKLRFPDFCAVRNTGGNGGERDEAMNLQLARDSGCTVATMFNNPMQPLYGGLTEDALIAYTWQKYLETNDESWPLHFPMAKAVLKTLDALQQHTKGRLQRFMVFGASKRGWTTWLVGASQDKRVVGIAPQVIDVLKVAEQIPHQLEMLGGKPSEEIEDYVRTGFDKLLLTPPGKRLMDLEDPFSYRDRLTLPKLLQLGTNDRYWAQDALNLYWDGLKGPKWVLYAPNSGHGLEDRGRVMATLAAFTRSLASRRPWPTLSWDWTTEDNGARLRFASTSPIRAARLFRCLGPTTDFRDQKWSFTELTPSANGFDTWMPTPRRGFGAAYGEATFDLDGQPFTLSTQIRIFGKK, encoded by the coding sequence ATGAACACAACGCTGATGTCTGTCTTTAATGGCCTTGATGCCTACCTTGCCCGCCCCGAGCCCGCGTTTCGCTGGGAGAAAAAGAGCGAGAAGCGTGTCGGGGATGTCCTGATCGAGGAGCTGACCCTAATCTCGCAGACCTGGCAGGGCAATGTCTGGCAGCACCGGGTGCAGGTCTGCCGCCCGGATAAGCTGCGCTTCCCGGACTTCTGCGCGGTACGCAACACCGGCGGCAACGGTGGGGAGCGCGACGAGGCCATGAACCTCCAGCTCGCCCGCGACTCGGGGTGCACGGTGGCGACCATGTTCAACAACCCGATGCAGCCACTCTACGGCGGCCTCACCGAGGATGCTCTGATCGCCTACACCTGGCAGAAGTACCTCGAAACCAACGACGAGAGCTGGCCGCTGCACTTCCCGATGGCCAAGGCGGTGCTCAAGACGTTAGATGCGCTTCAGCAGCACACCAAGGGCAGGCTCCAGCGCTTCATGGTCTTTGGCGCGAGCAAGCGCGGCTGGACCACGTGGCTGGTTGGGGCGAGCCAGGACAAGCGCGTGGTCGGGATCGCGCCGCAGGTGATCGATGTGCTGAAAGTGGCGGAGCAGATTCCCCACCAGCTCGAGATGCTCGGCGGCAAGCCTAGCGAGGAGATCGAGGACTATGTCCGCACGGGCTTCGATAAGCTCTTGCTCACCCCGCCCGGCAAGCGCCTGATGGACCTGGAGGACCCGTTCTCGTATCGAGACCGGCTCACCCTCCCCAAGCTGCTCCAGCTCGGCACCAACGACCGGTACTGGGCACAGGACGCGCTGAACCTCTACTGGGACGGCCTCAAGGGGCCTAAGTGGGTGCTCTACGCCCCCAACTCGGGCCATGGCCTCGAAGACCGAGGGCGCGTGATGGCGACCCTGGCTGCCTTCACCCGCTCGCTGGCGTCGCGCCGTCCCTGGCCCACCCTGAGCTGGGACTGGACCACCGAGGACAACGGTGCCCGCCTGCGCTTTGCGAGCACGTCGCCGATCCGTGCCGCCCGGCTCTTCCGCTGCCTAGGCCCCACCACGGACTTCCGCGACCAAAAATGGTCCTTCACCGAGCTCACCCCTAGCGCAAACGGCTTCGACACCTGGATGCCCACCCCCCGGCGCGGCTTTGGGGCGGCCTACGGCGAGGCGACCTTCGACCTCGACGGCCAGCCCTTCACCCTCTCGACTCAGATCCGTATCTTTGGGAAGAAGTGA
- a CDS encoding alpha/beta fold hydrolase: protein MKKTAVLIHGAGGGGWEYTLWEPVFRKAGWRTLAPDLVPAASGLEQTQLSDYVGQVLAAVPKDAAPLVFIGASMGGLLALAAAAQRKPAALVLVNSVPPKGVPWPRTESKPSPPVVRWANGPLQETRDSMPDSDEKTIQFAWKRWRDESGAVLNTLHAGVELPNPSCPTLVVIGERDTDIPPETSVALATRLHADLHRYAGMSHVGPLLSTRAPEVAAATERWLTVATTRENRR from the coding sequence GTGAAGAAGACCGCAGTTCTCATCCATGGCGCGGGCGGCGGCGGCTGGGAGTACACGCTCTGGGAGCCGGTCTTTCGCAAGGCAGGCTGGCGGACGCTGGCCCCGGACCTCGTGCCCGCTGCCAGTGGCCTGGAGCAGACCCAGCTCTCCGACTATGTCGGGCAGGTGCTTGCCGCTGTCCCCAAAGATGCCGCTCCGCTGGTCTTTATTGGGGCGAGCATGGGTGGCCTGCTGGCGCTTGCCGCCGCCGCCCAGCGCAAGCCCGCCGCGCTGGTGCTGGTCAATAGTGTCCCACCCAAAGGAGTGCCCTGGCCCCGCACGGAGAGTAAGCCGTCGCCGCCCGTGGTGCGCTGGGCAAACGGCCCCCTGCAAGAGACCCGCGACTCGATGCCCGATAGCGACGAGAAAACCATCCAGTTTGCTTGGAAGCGCTGGCGCGATGAGTCCGGGGCGGTGCTCAACACGCTCCATGCGGGAGTCGAGCTCCCCAACCCAAGCTGCCCCACGCTCGTGGTTATCGGGGAGCGCGACACCGACATCCCCCCCGAGACCAGTGTCGCCCTGGCCACCCGCCTCCACGCCGATCTCCACCGCTACGCCGGCATGAGCCATGTCGGGCCACTCCTCAGCACCCGCGCCCCAGAAGTCGCTGCCGCCACCGAGCGCTGGCTGACGGTCGCGACGACCCGAGAAAATAGACGATGA
- a CDS encoding nucleotidyl transferase AbiEii/AbiGii toxin family protein, translating to MKMEEEVWEPHFTTPEERTYWYAARQQVIEFLLWQLAHSPWQSELVLRGSLPLKLWLGERGREPGDIDSLVPSAQEDVGWAIFETLSRRLEKQSSLGQVTIIREKAICATLWEYTDLPGQRLIFPWRTTDGWFGTVQMDIALNDPMPSAPIPLRYTMGDGTVLDFLSASPEQALAWKLLWLHTDTIAQGKDLYDAVLLAEAFPLDRALLAATLQTDSNRLPFHRETILAWQVDWVGFVDAYPNLTADVYVHGAVGQWLKRLAQALRPTFDQAEGERL from the coding sequence ATGAAGATGGAGGAGGAAGTCTGGGAGCCCCATTTCACGACACCCGAGGAAAGGACATACTGGTACGCGGCACGCCAGCAGGTGATTGAGTTCTTGCTCTGGCAGCTCGCCCACTCCCCTTGGCAAAGCGAGCTCGTCTTGCGGGGCAGCCTCCCCCTGAAGCTCTGGCTCGGAGAGAGAGGGCGCGAACCGGGTGATATCGACAGCCTCGTTCCCTCGGCTCAGGAAGATGTCGGCTGGGCTATTTTTGAGACCTTAAGCCGCCGTTTGGAGAAGCAATCTTCCCTGGGGCAGGTCACGATTATCAGAGAAAAAGCGATCTGCGCAACCCTGTGGGAGTACACGGACCTGCCAGGGCAGCGTCTTATCTTTCCATGGCGGACCACAGACGGCTGGTTTGGCACTGTCCAGATGGATATTGCGCTCAACGACCCGATGCCCTCCGCCCCCATTCCGCTGCGCTATACGATGGGAGATGGAACCGTCCTTGACTTCCTGTCGGCGAGTCCGGAGCAAGCTCTTGCCTGGAAGCTTCTCTGGCTCCACACGGACACAATTGCTCAAGGAAAGGACCTCTATGATGCGGTGCTCTTAGCGGAAGCGTTTCCGCTGGACCGCGCCCTGCTGGCGGCAACCCTGCAAACGGACTCGAACCGCTTGCCTTTCCATAGAGAGACCATCCTCGCCTGGCAGGTTGATTGGGTAGGTTTTGTCGATGCCTACCCGAATCTTACGGCAGATGTCTATGTGCACGGAGCCGTTGGACAGTGGCTGAAGCGCCTCGCACAAGCACTCCGCCCCACGTTTGATCAAGCAGAGGGCGAAAGGCTCTAA
- a CDS encoding nucleotidyl transferase AbiEii/AbiGii toxin family protein: protein MPNLDWRRLLGKSNPTGYPHTLLRTKQSASQAEFFDPALKQYGRAFRLGEPRLRDLAERTRWYAARQQVMEHLLGIVSTSSWQKSLVLRGSVLLKTWLGESAREPGDLDWVVLPSTLKMDDPRVDLYDMILKRVAKQPEWGDITMDATGARLDDIWTYEKAPGRRLVFPWQTADGLAGTVQLDFVFGEKIPSEPVPFTYQTQEGQALELLAASPAQSLAWKLLWLHTDMYPQGKDLYDAVLLAEAFPLDAELLEATLNTTPHQEPFTLASIEAWDIDWLSFLSEYPNLGEDAKTWKAEKAWQERLAQALRPTFDQAGQ from the coding sequence ATGCCAAACCTTGACTGGAGGCGCCTACTGGGTAAGTCAAACCCCACTGGCTACCCCCATACCCTCCTGCGAACCAAGCAAAGCGCTTCGCAGGCCGAGTTCTTTGACCCCGCCCTGAAACAGTACGGGCGTGCCTTCCGGCTGGGCGAGCCGCGCCTGCGCGACCTCGCGGAGCGCACGCGCTGGTACGCCGCGCGGCAGCAGGTCATGGAGCACTTGCTCGGGATTGTCAGCACGTCGTCGTGGCAGAAAAGCCTGGTGCTACGCGGCAGCGTGCTCCTCAAGACCTGGCTGGGCGAGAGCGCCCGTGAGCCGGGTGACCTAGACTGGGTCGTGCTGCCCTCGACGCTCAAGATGGACGATCCCCGAGTCGATCTCTACGACATGATCCTCAAGCGTGTCGCCAAGCAGCCGGAGTGGGGAGATATTACGATGGATGCCACGGGGGCGCGCCTCGACGATATCTGGACCTATGAGAAAGCGCCGGGTCGCCGCTTGGTCTTTCCTTGGCAGACAGCGGACGGGCTCGCGGGAACCGTGCAGCTAGACTTTGTCTTTGGGGAAAAAATCCCCTCAGAGCCGGTGCCGTTTACCTACCAGACTCAAGAGGGCCAGGCGCTGGAGCTGCTCGCGGCCAGCCCAGCGCAGTCGCTCGCCTGGAAGCTCCTCTGGCTCCACACAGACATGTACCCCCAGGGCAAGGACCTCTACGATGCCGTGCTCCTGGCCGAGGCGTTTCCTCTAGATGCAGAGCTGCTCGAAGCTACTCTGAATACCACGCCCCACCAGGAACCCTTTACCCTGGCGAGTATTGAAGCGTGGGATATCGACTGGCTCAGCTTCCTGAGCGAGTACCCCAACCTGGGAGAAGATGCCAAGACATGGAAGGCCGAAAAAGCCTGGCAGGAGCGCCTCGCACAAGCACTCCGCCCGACGTTTGATCAAGCGGGACAATGA
- a CDS encoding PEP-CTERM sorting domain-containing protein (PEP-CTERM proteins occur, often in large numbers, in the proteomes of bacteria that also encode an exosortase, a predicted intramembrane cysteine proteinase. The presence of a PEP-CTERM domain at a protein's C-terminus predicts cleavage within the sorting domain, followed by covalent anchoring to some some component of the (usually Gram-negative) cell surface. Many PEP-CTERM proteins exhibit an unusual sequence composition that includes large numbers of potential glycosylation sites. Expression of one such protein has been shown restore the ability of a bacterium to form floc, a type of biofilm.), whose product MKKRIFGLLLLSLVPTLPAAADAGWDGIIGSEWNGITPVQVTYDPGAPLGNFGAPGPTNHNTGYEIFTRRDSSFVYVALRTTGPTDSQGLVFSNLGFALRYGAGPFGTSESTIGFEVTNDRASKGVVSFPDNASDLIRQGVVTGTAADPDVIEAAFHWSIFLQNALGVTGYGLPPGETVAGLRLFRSQSFGYSVAGGPTYGETGLGFLTLPPVLTSAPEPSTLSLLAFAGVGALVFRRRLR is encoded by the coding sequence GTGAAAAAACGAATTTTCGGACTTCTCTTGCTCTCCCTCGTGCCGACACTCCCCGCCGCCGCTGATGCAGGCTGGGACGGGATCATTGGAAGCGAGTGGAACGGGATCACCCCTGTCCAGGTGACCTACGATCCGGGGGCGCCGCTGGGCAACTTCGGAGCGCCCGGCCCCACCAACCACAACACGGGCTATGAGATCTTCACCCGGCGCGACAGCAGCTTTGTCTACGTGGCGCTACGCACGACCGGGCCGACCGATTCGCAGGGGCTTGTCTTTAGCAACCTGGGCTTTGCACTCCGCTACGGCGCGGGGCCGTTTGGCACCAGTGAGTCCACGATCGGCTTTGAGGTCACCAACGACCGCGCGTCCAAGGGGGTTGTCTCTTTCCCGGATAACGCGTCGGACCTGATTCGCCAAGGGGTTGTCACGGGGACGGCCGCGGACCCGGATGTGATCGAGGCTGCGTTCCACTGGTCGATCTTTCTACAGAATGCACTGGGGGTGACCGGCTATGGGCTCCCGCCGGGCGAGACCGTAGCAGGGCTGCGCCTCTTTCGCTCCCAGAGCTTTGGCTACAGTGTCGCGGGCGGCCCCACCTACGGCGAGACGGGGCTTGGCTTCTTGACGCTCCCTCCCGTCCTGACCAGCGCCCCCGAGCCCAGCACGCTCTCGCTACTCGCGTTTGCTGGAGTGGGAGCGCTTGTGTTCCGCCGTCGCCTCCGCTAA